The following proteins are encoded in a genomic region of Dyadobacter sp. UC 10:
- a CDS encoding DoxX family protein produces the protein MNVMDRIEHWGDTHHPAWMDIVRIALGVFLFVKGISFISDTTQLSRLVTGLDFHLYTVTAVHYVAFAHIFGGFMIAMGCLTRFASIIQIPILLTAVFFVNIRMGFSYLNSELWLSLITLIVVVTFAIIGSGKYSMDEYMKNHNN, from the coding sequence ATGAACGTGATGGATCGAATCGAGCATTGGGGCGATACGCATCATCCTGCCTGGATGGACATTGTTCGTATTGCTTTGGGAGTATTTCTGTTTGTCAAGGGTATCAGCTTTATCAGCGATACAACGCAGCTTTCCCGTCTTGTGACCGGGCTGGATTTTCACCTGTACACCGTGACCGCCGTGCATTATGTGGCGTTTGCCCACATTTTCGGGGGTTTCATGATCGCAATGGGATGCCTCACTCGGTTCGCTTCGATCATACAAATCCCTATTCTGCTCACGGCAGTATTCTTCGTCAATATCCGGATGGGCTTTTCTTATCTGAATTCGGAACTCTGGCTATCACTCATTACACTGATCGTCGTAGTTACTTTTGCAATCATCGGATCCGGTAAATATTCGATGGACGAGTACATGAAGAACCACAATAACTAG